One stretch of Lachnospiraceae bacterium oral taxon 096 DNA includes these proteins:
- a CDS encoding transposase has translation MKTLHSTYCNSKQGYLPLFLSDCLDLQDPVLTFDRLMGGIDLNKYLTDIPEYTTGRRRYHPVNMLKTVLFGFMTSGYCSLRKLEDNCKVNIRFMYLMDHRTPSYRTFGYFINKILKDKIENIFNDINHAIFNEEHVDLQHLYIDGSKFEANANKYTWVWKKTTEKFRYKLYEKITAEIEEINTEIAWSGVQITTNTEYVPDYLNEIVEQLVLLWELDTSTFVYGSGKRKSKEQRHYEHLTTFCQKLQEYIQKIEICGPDRNSYSKTDTSATFMRIKKDYMGNDQLLLAYNVQIGVADEYIAVVDVNHYRSDMDCFVPLMEHFKQTYGFYPKYPVADAGYGSYNNYIFCEQNGIEKYMKFPMFKKETKDRKYHEDPFRAVNFRIDEQGVMRCPNDKAFRFLCRKNVRGNQYGRKEELYECEDCSGCPYVKKCKKTDKNRTVRINKELTSMHREVIENLESIHGALLRMNCSTQAEGTFGIMKNDRWYKRIVRKGIHSVKLEVLLVAIGHNLYKYQKKKMRNRTAA, from the coding sequence ATGAAAACTTTACACAGTACTTATTGTAATTCAAAACAAGGATATTTACCACTGTTTCTTTCAGATTGTTTGGATCTGCAGGATCCTGTTTTAACATTTGACAGATTGATGGGAGGAATCGATTTAAACAAGTATCTGACGGATATTCCGGAGTACACAACCGGACGACGCAGATATCATCCGGTCAACATGTTAAAAACAGTACTTTTCGGATTTATGACTAGCGGTTACTGCTCTCTGAGAAAACTGGAAGACAACTGCAAAGTTAATATCAGGTTCATGTATCTCATGGATCACCGGACTCCATCATACAGAACCTTTGGATATTTCATCAATAAAATACTTAAAGATAAGATTGAAAATATTTTTAACGATATCAATCATGCTATCTTTAACGAGGAGCATGTAGATCTGCAACATCTCTACATTGACGGCTCCAAGTTTGAAGCAAACGCAAACAAGTATACCTGGGTATGGAAGAAGACTACCGAAAAGTTTCGTTACAAGCTTTACGAAAAAATCACTGCGGAGATTGAGGAAATTAATACAGAAATTGCATGGAGTGGGGTGCAGATCACAACAAACACAGAGTATGTACCGGATTATCTGAATGAAATCGTTGAGCAGCTGGTACTTTTATGGGAACTGGATACCAGTACATTTGTTTACGGAAGCGGAAAGCGAAAATCCAAAGAACAGCGTCATTATGAACACTTGACTACTTTCTGTCAGAAACTTCAAGAATACATACAAAAAATTGAAATCTGTGGTCCTGACAGAAACAGTTACTCTAAAACAGATACCTCCGCTACCTTTATGCGTATCAAAAAGGATTACATGGGCAATGATCAGCTTCTGCTGGCATATAATGTACAGATTGGTGTAGCGGATGAATATATTGCAGTTGTTGACGTGAACCATTATCGTTCGGATATGGATTGCTTTGTTCCTTTGATGGAGCACTTCAAACAAACTTATGGATTCTATCCCAAATATCCTGTGGCAGATGCCGGATATGGCTCATACAACAATTATATTTTCTGTGAACAGAACGGAATTGAAAAGTATATGAAATTTCCAATGTTTAAAAAGGAAACTAAGGATCGGAAATATCATGAAGATCCATTTCGTGCAGTTAATTTCAGAATTGATGAGCAAGGAGTCATGAGATGTCCTAACGATAAAGCATTCCGTTTTTTATGCAGGAAAAATGTGAGGGGAAATCAGTACGGGCGCAAGGAAGAACTGTATGAATGCGAAGACTGTAGCGGATGTCCATATGTAAAGAAATGTAAGAAGACAGATAAGAATCGAACCGTTCGGATCAATAAGGAACTAACTTCCATGCACCGGGAAGTAATCGAAAACCTGGAAAGTATCCACGGTGCGTTATTACGAATGAACTGTTCGACACAAGCAGAAGGCACTTTCGGAATTATGAAAAACGACCGTTGGTACAAGAGAATTGTCCGAAAAGGTATTCATTCAGTCAAACTGGAAGTTTTACTCGTGGCGATAGGCCATAATTTATATAAATATCAGAAAAAAAAGATGAGAAACAGAACTGCCGCATAG
- a CDS encoding ABC transporter ATP-binding protein, producing the protein MGDGKKTTSMAWLLGQIGGHKREYVWSVILEIVGVGFSIVPYFFAIKVINGFMRGEKNIGFYLRYSIFMAIFWSGRVLFHTLSTSTSHRATFAVLGEMRKRCIEKLAHMPLGVVLDRGTGSLKNILIERYEIRKWI; encoded by the coding sequence ATGGGAGATGGAAAAAAGACAACCTCTATGGCGTGGCTTCTTGGGCAGATTGGAGGGCATAAGAGAGAGTATGTTTGGAGTGTGATTTTGGAAATTGTTGGTGTAGGGTTTTCAATTGTTCCTTATTTTTTCGCAATTAAGGTGATAAATGGATTTATGAGGGGAGAGAAAAATATAGGTTTTTATTTGCGATATTCTATTTTTATGGCGATATTTTGGTCAGGTCGGGTATTGTTTCATACGTTATCTACATCGACAAGTCACAGAGCAACCTTTGCTGTATTAGGTGAGATGAGAAAAAGATGTATTGAAAAGTTAGCACATATGCCACTCGGAGTGGTGTTAGATAGAGGCACAGGATCATTAAAAAATATCTTGATTGAGAGATATGAAATTAGAAAATGGATATGA
- a CDS encoding ATP-binding cassette domain-containing protein codes for MKLENGYDTMAGSSHLSGGEKQRICIARAMLKAAPIVILDEATAYTDQENEAIIQRGVSKLTEKKALIVITHRLSTIVDTDKIYVIRKGEIEESGTHSELLKHHGLYESMWKAHMEVKDNA; via the coding sequence ATGAAATTAGAAAATGGATATGACACGATGGCAGGCTCCAGTCATCTTTCTGGTGGAGAAAAACAGCGTATTTGTATTGCTAGGGCAATGTTAAAGGCAGCTCCTATCGTTATTTTAGATGAAGCCACTGCCTATACTGACCAAGAAAATGAAGCAATAATTCAACGAGGAGTATCTAAGTTAACAGAAAAAAAGGCATTGATTGTCATTACACATCGTCTATCTACTATAGTGGACACAGACAAAATTTATGTTATTAGAAAGGGAGAGATTGAGGAAAGCGGCACACACAGTGAACTGTTAAAGCATCATGGTCTGTATGAAAGTATGTGGAAGGCCCATATGGAGGTGAAAGATAATGCTTGA
- a CDS encoding pyridoxamine kinase: MENKKQILLVNDLAGYGKVALSAMMPIFSHMGFEIFTLPTALVSNTLDYGKFEILDTKDYIAKTIQIWRELQFSFQSISIGFIASDEEAEILANFCSEQKKKNTFIFVDPIMGDDGHLYNGISEEAVKNRKRLLTYADLVKPNYTEACLLTGMEYKKEGVKEKEWNELLKKVQGERNTSVVITSVPVEGKKCCIGFDRENGEKFCLEYDELDVRFPGTGDIFSAILLGGILQGQSLCHATAQAMKIVKEMIEKNIENIDKYRGIPVEQYLDLI, translated from the coding sequence ATGGAAAATAAAAAGCAAATATTATTGGTCAATGACCTTGCTGGCTATGGAAAGGTTGCACTTTCTGCGATGATGCCTATATTTTCTCATATGGGTTTTGAAATCTTTACGCTTCCCACAGCCTTAGTGAGCAATACTTTAGATTATGGAAAATTTGAAATTCTTGACACAAAAGATTATATTGCGAAAACGATTCAAATTTGGAGAGAGCTTCAATTTTCCTTTCAATCTATTTCCATTGGATTTATTGCCTCAGATGAAGAGGCAGAAATTTTAGCGAATTTTTGTTCCGAACAAAAGAAGAAAAACACCTTTATTTTCGTTGATCCTATTATGGGAGATGATGGTCATCTATATAATGGGATTTCTGAGGAAGCAGTGAAAAATCGAAAAAGATTACTGACCTATGCCGATTTAGTAAAGCCAAATTATACCGAGGCTTGCCTTTTGACAGGAATGGAATACAAAAAAGAGGGTGTCAAAGAGAAGGAATGGAATGAGCTATTAAAGAAGGTTCAGGGAGAAAGGAATACTTCTGTTGTCATTACTTCTGTGCCAGTGGAAGGAAAGAAGTGTTGTATTGGTTTTGACAGAGAAAATGGAGAAAAGTTTTGTCTAGAGTATGACGAGCTGGATGTTCGTTTTCCAGGAACAGGAGATATTTTTTCTGCAATTTTGCTTGGTGGAATTTTGCAGGGGCAATCGCTTTGTCATGCAACAGCACAGGCAATGAAAATTGTCAAAGAGATGATAGAAAAGAATATTGAAAATATTGATAAGTATCGAGGAATTCCAGTAGAGCAATATCTCGATTTAATATAG
- a CDS encoding zinc ABC transporter substrate-binding protein has translation MFKRNLSILIAAAGMALSLCACAGGKTSDTQTTAQNTESKSMEETSKAGSDTMNKKNVVVTTSFLQDMVEQLAGDTVNVELIIPAGEDPHLYVAKPEDYTKLSSSELTLYHGLHFEGKMVEALEAKGEAVSRNFPKDRIGTMDEDGQVITDPHFWFDIGLYKMAVEAAGESLENLNPEYKDKYEENKTKYLEELTKLDEYVKENISSIPKESRYLITPHDAFNYFSRAYDIEVKAPQGVSTESEVANQDIQETIDFIVEHKIKAIFAESTTDPARMEKLREGAAAKGADVKIVSGEGNELFSDSLAPKGEDGDTYIDMYKHNVKLITDNLK, from the coding sequence ATGTTTAAAAGGAATTTGAGTATACTTATTGCAGCCGCAGGAATGGCTTTATCACTTTGTGCATGTGCAGGAGGGAAAACTTCAGATACTCAGACTACTGCACAAAATACAGAGTCAAAGTCAATGGAGGAAACATCAAAAGCAGGTAGTGATACCATGAATAAGAAGAATGTGGTTGTTACAACTTCATTTTTACAGGATATGGTAGAACAACTTGCAGGTGATACCGTTAATGTAGAGCTTATAATACCTGCCGGAGAGGATCCGCATTTATATGTTGCAAAGCCTGAGGACTATACAAAACTTAGTTCTTCAGAACTTACACTTTATCATGGACTTCATTTTGAAGGTAAAATGGTGGAGGCACTTGAAGCTAAAGGCGAGGCTGTGAGCAGAAATTTTCCGAAAGATCGCATAGGGACAATGGATGAAGACGGACAAGTTATTACAGATCCACATTTCTGGTTTGATATAGGACTTTATAAGATGGCTGTAGAAGCTGCAGGCGAATCACTTGAAAATTTGAATCCTGAATATAAGGATAAGTATGAAGAGAATAAGACAAAGTATTTGGAGGAACTTACAAAGCTTGATGAGTATGTAAAGGAGAATATTTCTTCAATACCTAAGGAGAGCAGATATTTGATTACACCTCATGATGCATTTAATTATTTCTCAAGAGCATATGATATAGAAGTAAAAGCACCTCAAGGTGTAAGCACCGAATCGGAGGTGGCAAATCAGGATATACAAGAAACAATAGATTTTATAGTGGAACATAAAATAAAAGCTATATTTGCAGAATCTACAACAGATCCTGCACGTATGGAAAAGTTAAGAGAAGGTGCAGCTGCAAAGGGAGCGGATGTAAAAATCGTAAGCGGTGAAGGAAATGAGTTGTTCTCAGACTCTTTGGCGCCAAAGGGTGAAGACGGAGATACATATATTGATATGTACAAGCATAATGTAAAACTTATTACCGATAATTTAAAATAG